ATCCTTTGTGATCCTTTCCCTCTTATAGTTCGAAATTGTTCTTCGTTATCAGAAACTTCATTACATTCCACTTTTTGATAGCCgccatcatcatcttcgGATACATTATTATGGAAATCCTGCCTTTCATACGAATCACTTGAATAATTAGGACTAGAATAGCTAACAAGCTCAACTTCTTGACTGCTAATACTTTCTGCGCTATTGTTTCTTGATATATTACCAAAAGTTAaagtattttcaaattgcCTACCATTATTTGGCAGTTGACTATGgagtttatttttaaattcttttattttttgtttatcatTTAGTTTATCGCTAACTCCTTTTAGCTTACTTGCTCGAGATAATAATTCGCTTCCATTCGATGCTGAATTGAAAACACATGAATCATCAAAACCACTGGTATTTGTTGTAGTTGATAATACACTTGAAGGTGTTAATGGTAATTGATTCTTGGAAGAAGAGGAAAATTGAACATCTGATTTTTCGCTTTGTTGGTTTCCAGTTGAATCAATTATTGCAGTTGTAAAATTTTCCCCCTCTTCATCCAAACCTAAAGGAGAAATACAAACAGAACCTCTTGTAGATGGTCTTGAAGactctttaaattttccataattttctaatttattgGATTCTCCCACTTTTTTTGAAACTGTATTAAGATTTTTgacttttaaatttctagTTTCACTCTTCTTtgtattttgtattttttttttcctccAAGACATGAAGGAGTTTTGAATGGAATTGAGACTATCACtatttttagtattatCCACATGCTTCCCAattacatttttatttttatgaGCCTCAgttcttcttttaattctttccttttgtaattttttttctttatgaTTAGTACgacaaaaaattaaaaaacgATGCTTGTGTGGTAGTTTCCACTCTTCTAGAGGAAATTTTGGCATCCTAcctttataatattttttctttttcttttttttttatttattttcttcccCTATTAATTGATCTTTATCTTGATAATTTCTAAAGAAAAGTTCTTCTCTTGAGAAATATCTCTAGTAAGGGAAAAAAAGTTtagcaaaaaaattacaaatatcAATACTTTATAACTAATAGGTTCATCTACCtaattaatatatctatctatctatctatctatctatatatatatatatatttagaattataCCCTAATGCTAGAACGATTTTGTGtcgttttatttttaattttttcagtATGTCACGGATTGACAAAATGTTAGATCTAGATCTATATAGTTTATCATAGTAAAAAACGCACATACAAACACACTAtctaatcaaaaaaaacaaaaaacaaaaaaaatacaatgaAGACACATACTCGAAAACCTcagatattttgaaaataaaatatttccatCTGAAACTTTATTGACTGaatttagatatataagttatgaaaaagatttataATCCACGATATCCAATACGAGCCCTTGAATTGTATTGTAAGAAAGCTAATGCAAAAACATTAAGGAAGCTAGCCTTATCAATTGGTGCTAAACAGGGAAACTGTAAAACACAGTGTACAAAGCTAATATTAAGGCAGGGAGGAATTCTTGAACgattaagaaatattaagGAAAGAAAAGGCTCTGTTTCAATCATTGCGATTGATACCGGTATTTCCAATTTTAGCTTCAccaaatttgaattagaacACAAACGACCAACATATAGTGATAGAGGCttaattaatatcaattataaCCCTCAAAATGCAATAGAATATGATAGAACAGCTGAGGAATTACCTTTGCTATTGGAATGGAAAAAGTTTCATATAGCTCAAGCCTTCGGTGGTATCATGGATAAACATTTCTCACCCACACCAGAAATAATGTCTCAGTTAGCGTATAATATTACAGagtatattaaaaatgaaataaaaggAGCCGATCTCTATATCCTTGAAAGACAACGACTTCGTACTATGTCATCTAAATCGGTTTTAGAACCTGTGAttaaatctaatattttggaacatattatatattcaaatttaaaaaataaaccaTTTTCGACACAAGATCTCTGGAAGTgtaatttagaaatagaaaatcATCATGACGATGAATCACATGTAATCTCATCAGATCCTCAACGAATGGTTTCCTATTGGTGTGATTATACATATTTAGCACCATTAAAGAACGTTGTAAACTCTGTCAAATCAAGTGTAGACATGGCTTCAATAATTCCacctaaaaatattaaagtttCTAACCCTAAAGTTTCTAAAACTATTAGAATAGAGCTAGTAAAACGTATATTACAAACCGCTATGAAAGCTAAGTCATTAGGGAAAATAGGAAATGACTCATTGAGTGAGACGGAAAGACGATGTAATCCGTTGTTAGTTCAATTAAATGACGAGTGGTATAATAGAATCCAACCCGTTATTAAggagaataaaaaatataaattatacGATTGCATTAAAATTGACAGACCTGCAGGAGTTAGAAAGGATGATGATCTTGCAGATTCTTTTTTACACGGATTAGCTTGGATGCAATGGCTGAAGACGTATGAAGAGGTTCAAGATATTATATACCGAGATCTTGGAAGGTATGATCAAACTATTCTAGCAGATTTCAATTCTTACGTTAAGATGAAAACAATAAATATGACCCAATATCAAAAGGGAACTCTAATTGGAGTGGATAGTTTTGAAAACGAACCATCAATAAAAGAGCtccaagaagaagaagatttaatcaataaattgaaaaaacttCAATTCACCTATTGagaatttatattatagCATGTAAAtagtttaaatatttgtaattttattagaCATACCCATAATAGAGAAATACTCCTTGTAAACAACAAGATAATATTACATAAATAtcctttttcaaataaatatgaaataatataactATTTGTTCATAAAtctttgtttatttttcaacGTATTGAGATTGTTCATTTTTCAACGTTAACATGCTAATATGATTTTTGTTGCAGTTCGGAAATTTCAGATCTTactttattaaaactattaaaaaactaagaaaattaagaaaCCAGTAAAGtagtttattaataaaattactCAACAGATTCAGCACCATatatagaatttttaaGTCTCATAAGGAACAATGAATCTTAGACTCGAACTAACTAAATTACTTAATCTTTGCTTTGTTCTTTCCTCCACATTTATGATGTGGAAGGGCCTTTCAATCTTTGCAAATTCACATTCGCCAATTGTTGTCGTATTATCTGGTTCAATGGAACCAGCCTTTCAAAGAGGTgatattctatttttatgGAACAGAAATGTGGAGAGCAAGGTTGGTGATATCGTTGTTTATGAAGTTGAAGGTAAGCCAATTCCAATTGTTCACAGAGTTTTGAGAGAACACCACAGTGAGAAGACAAATAAACAGTTTCTTTTAACAAAAGGTGACAACAATGCTGGTAATGATATTCCTTTATATGCTAACAGAAAAGTTTATTTGCAAAAGGATAAAGATATTGTTGGTACTGTTAAGGGCTATTTCCCATTATTGGGTTATGTAACAATTTGGGTtactgaaaataaatatgcGAAATTTGCTTTACTTGGTTTCTTAGGTTTAAGTTCTCTATTAGGAgatgaataaattaaaaccTACTTATATATTGGCATATCTAATTAAACAACATCGAATGAGATTATTATAAACggaaagaaaaataatgctAATTATTGCTAGTTTTTATAGACGAATTTATATGTTTTTGCATATAACGATACATATATTGCTTTAGATATAGTACACGGGAGTATTAATAATCTAATTCCGTAGTTGGCGGTAAAGTACGCTTTTTAGATGGCCTTGTAACAGGGGCTATGGCTAGAGTTTGATTTACAGAAGCTGTAGTTGGCTCACCGGTCTGAACCtcatcaattatttttaaatcattgtgtataaaattattaaaactcTCAATCATTAAactttcattattttctaaatctttaaattctttaaattctttcaaatgCCCTTTTGCAGAATTCCAGGAATCATCCTTTGAAGATCCGGAACCTCGATAGTATTTGCTCAATaacaaattgaaattatgtattttttcattcagAAGTCTTTGTTGTAgttcaaaatattccatATTCTTCTCccatttttgtttaataagcctttcaataataatatctaaaTCTACATCATCTAAGGCACTAAACATGGAGTCGTTCAAAagtatttctttaatagaAAGATAATTATCGTGTGTCatctttttaaaatcaatgcgttcttcatcatttgttatccattgaaaatttttatcgATCAATAATTGATTTGCAATAGACCTTTGCCCATTGATAATTTCGTCTCTTTCTTCGCGTATATCATAAAACAAATCTAATGGAGTGGAACCATTTCGACCAACAAGTCTTAagaatgatttattatttttgattatcGGATAGATATCACTCcattttgaatttgcaCGGATCTTAAAATCATTTGAGTCATTTAGCagtattttaaaattatcacGAGCTAAACGATCATTGGTgtaattgattttattcaaatccATTAAACATTGCTTTTGTCGCTGTTGATATTTCTCTAACAATTCGATGTATAATTTTAGTACATCTTCATGCGTCAAAAGTTTAAAATGCTTGTTTGCGGTATAACGtttacttttttcaaaaagatAATGATCGTA
This DNA window, taken from Henningerozyma blattae CBS 6284 chromosome 3, complete genome, encodes the following:
- the SEC11 gene encoding signal peptidase complex catalytic subunit SEC11 (similar to Saccharomyces cerevisiae SEC11 (YIR022W); ancestral locus Anc_2.648), whose product is MNLRLELTKLLNLCFVLSSTFMMWKGLSIFANSHSPIVVVLSGSMEPAFQRGDILFLWNRNVESKVGDIVVYEVEGKPIPIVHRVLREHHSEKTNKQFLLTKGDNNAGNDIPLYANRKVYLQKDKDIVGTVKGYFPLLGYVTIWVTENKYAKFALLGFLGLSSLLGDE
- the TBLA0C00910 gene encoding uncharacterized protein (similar to Saccharomyces cerevisiae MRS1 (YIR021W) and CCE1 (YKL011C); ancestral locus Anc_2.647); the protein is MKKIYNPRYPIRALELYCKKANAKTLRKLALSIGAKQGNCKTQCTKLILRQGGILERLRNIKERKGSVSIIAIDTGISNFSFTKFELEHKRPTYSDRGLININYNPQNAIEYDRTAEELPLLLEWKKFHIAQAFGGIMDKHFSPTPEIMSQLAYNITEYIKNEIKGADLYILERQRLRTMSSKSVLEPVIKSNILEHIIYSNLKNKPFSTQDLWKCNLEIENHHDDESHVISSDPQRMVSYWCDYTYLAPLKNVVNSVKSSVDMASIIPPKNIKVSNPKVSKTIRIELVKRILQTAMKAKSLGKIGNDSLSETERRCNPLLVQLNDEWYNRIQPVIKENKKYKLYDCIKIDRPAGVRKDDDLADSFLHGLAWMQWLKTYEEVQDIIYRDLGRYDQTILADFNSYVKMKTINMTQYQKGTLIGVDSFENEPSIKELQEEEDLINKLKKLQFTY
- the TBLA0C00905 gene encoding uncharacterized protein; translation: MPKFPLEEWKLPHKHRFLIFCRTNHKEKKLQKERIKRRTEAHKNKNVIGKHVDNTKNSDSLNSIQNSFMSWRKKKIQNTKKSETRNLKVKNLNTVSKKVGESNKLENYGKFKESSRPSTRGSVCISPLGLDEEGENFTTAIIDSTGNQQSEKSDVQFSSSSKNQLPLTPSSVLSTTTNTSGFDDSCVFNSASNGSELLSRASKLKGVSDKLNDKQKIKEFKNKLHSQLPNNGRQFENTLTFGNISRNNSAESISSQEVELVSYSSPNYSSDSYERQDFHNNVSEDDDGGYQKVECNEVSDNEEQFRTIRGKGSQRIQQDIKKEVERQNNALEGRRSSRPSSNVSSSHMDSKVDCDRDSCINRKEKRKKRETKKKNHNSEYQRSRSSTAESMFKRVGKSLSSLLLSSRLSGWSNKSTTDLNIHSERKTKSAGTAIDNKYSSATESLESQLNIPMDGLVTDTSNTSPEAEEERKVYKKAMKSKSSPYGSTEGCFI